Below is a window of Haloterrigena alkaliphila DNA.
CCGTCGAAAGTAGTCCCGAAACCACTCGACGCCGGCCCGAAAACCCAGATGGAGCGGTTCGGCGTCGGCCGTGGGGTCGTCGGCGAACTCGACCCGGACGGCGATGGCAAAGGGTTTCTCGCCCGCCGCCTCGCGCCAGTCCGCGAGGTAGTCCTCGAGGGTGCGCTCGGGCAGGTGGTAGAAGAGCCAGCCGTCGCCGTGTTCGGCGATCCACGCGTCGGACTGTCGCGAGTTGCCGGTCGGAAGCATCGGAATCGTCTCGGTCGTCGGTTTCGGGGTCACGTCGAGGTCACCCTCGAGACGGCCCCACTCGCCCTCGAGTTCCGGGAACTCCTCCCGCCAGAGGGTTCGGATGGCCTCGAACCGCTCGCGGAACGCTCGACCCCGCTCCTCGCGGTCGATCCCGAAGGCGGGGTACTCGGGATCGCGGTCGCCGGAGGCGACGCCGAGGACGAGGCGACCCTCGGAGAGGCGGTCGACGGTCGCGGCGGACTTCGCGACGTGGATCGGGTGGCGAAGCGTGAGGACGACGCTCGAGGTCCCGAGCGCGATCTCGTCCGTGTGAGCCGCGACGTGGGAGAGCCAGGGCCAGGTGTCGAACGTCTGGCCCGCGTCGCCGAACCTCGGCCAGTAGGTGGGCACGTCCCGGGCCCAGAGGCCGTCGAAGCCGACCGACTCGGCGTGGTTCGCGAGTTCGATTTCGGCCTCGAGGTCGGGCGTCGAACGGTTCGCTCCCGTGAGCGGAAAGCCGGCGCCGAAGGTCAGCCCGTCGCGGTCGAACAGTCGTCGGTAGCCCGCGTTTTCGTGTCCACGAGTCGGCATTCGCTCGAGCTATCGGCTCCGGCCGGATGACGGTGCCGATCCGCGACCGCCGGCGTCGCCGCTCGCGTCGCGTCCGATCAGATATCGACGGCGAACGGGGCGAACTCCTCCGCACGACTCGCGAAGGCGCCGAGCAGCGCCGCCACGGACTCGAGATCGTCCGTATCGATCAGTTCGACGGGCGTGTGCATGTACCGGTTCGGAACGCTGACGACCTGCGAGGGGATCCCGCCGGCTGCGGTGAAGAAACCGTCGGCGTCCGTGCCCGTGCCGAGCCCGAGCGCTTCGACCTGTACGTCGACTGCGCGGTCGTCGGCGACCGACCGCAGCGCGTCGAAGAGCGTGGGGTGGTTCGTACTTCCCCGACCCAGGGCCGGCCCCTCTCCGAGTTCCATTTGACTCGTCTTCTCGCTCGGCGCCGAGGGGTAGTCGACCGCGTGACCGACGTCGACCACGACGACGGCGTCGGGCTCTAAGTCGAAGCCGACCATCTGCGCGCCCTTGACGCCGACTTCCTCCTGAACGGTCGAGACGGCGTAGACGGTCGCCTCGGTGCCCGCTTCGACGGCTCGTCGAAAGCCCTCCGCGGCGGCCCACGTCCCGACGCGGTTGTCGATCCCGCGGGCGGCGAGGCGCGTCTCCGAGAGCCAGGAGACCGTCGACGAGAACGTGATCGGGTCCCCGATCTCGAGGCGCTCGCTCGCCTCCGCCTCGCTCTCGGCACCGATATCGATCCAGAGATCCGAGATGTCGGGATCGCCGTCGTCGCTCTCCTCGCGGAGGTGAATCGCCGTCTGTCCGACGACGCCCTCGACGGGGCCGTCGGCGGCGTGGATCGTCACGTGCTGGCCCTGCGAGACCGACGGGTCGCTGCCGCCGATTCGTCCCGGTCTGACGAATCCGTTCTCGTCGATCGATCTGACGATGAACCCGATCTCGTCGGCGTGGCCGGTGAGGGCCACCTCGGGCGCGTCGGGGTCGCCCTCGTGGACGGCGATAGCGTTCCCGTAGGCGTCCGTCCGAACGTCGTCCGCGAACTGTTCGACGTAGTCGAGCCAGACGCGCTGGCCGCGGGTCTCGTAGCCCGACGGCGAGGGCGTCTCGAGCAGTTCGACGAGCAACTCGCGCGGCGAATCGTCCATATCCGAACTGACGGAGGAACGGATAAATACTATCGGCTAGAGGCGAACCGAGCGACGGCGAAAAAATCGCACCGGGAATTCGATCGCCGACGCGAGGCGATCAGTCGTCGGCGGGCGCGGCACCGCTGCCGCCTTCGGCTTGGTCTTTCGTCCAGGCGAGTTTGCCACCGGCAGCGAGGATCGCGCGCTCGCGTTCGGAGGCGTCGAGCGTTGCGGTGTACTCCTCGTCGCCGACGCGGACCGTGAATTCTTCCTGTCCGCTGGTGACGGCCTCGTAGACGTCGTCGACGATCTCGATCTGGTCGCCCTGATCGATGTTCTCGTAGGTGTCCTCGTCGATCGTCAGCGGGATGATCCCGAAGTTGAAGAGGTTCGCGCGGTGGATGCGTGCGAAGCTCTGTGCGAGGACGCCCTCGATACCGAGGTACATCGGACACAGCGCGGCGTGCTCACGCGAGGAGCCCTGTCCGTAGTTCTCGCCGGCGACGAGGAAGCCGCCGTCGGCCTCGAGCGCGCGGTCGGCGAAGGTGTCGTCGACGCGCGAGAGGGTGAACTCGGAGAGCTTGGGGACGTTCGACCGGTACATCAGGATGTCCTGCGTCGCGGGAATGATGTGGTCGGTCGTGATGTTGTCCTCCATCTTCAGGAGCGCCTCGCCCTTGATTTCGGAGCCGAGCTGGTCCTTCAGCGGGACGTCGCCGATGTTCGGGCCCTTGATGAGTTCGTCGTCGACGGCCTCGTCGGGAGCGATGAGGTCCGTCTTGGAGCCGTCGTACTCGTCGGGGAGCTCGACGCCGGGGGCCTCGAGGTCGCCGAGTTCGTCCGCCAGATTCCGTGGGTCGACGATTTCGCCTTTGAGCGACGCGGCGGCGGCGACCTCCGGCGAACAGAGGTAGACGTTGTCGTCTTCGATCCCGGAGCGACCCTCGAAGTTGCGGTTGAAGGTTCGCAGCGAGACGGAGTCCGAGGAGGGAACGTGGCCGATGCCGATACAGGCACCGCACGTCGCCTCGGAGAAGTTCACGCCGGCGGCCATCATCTCCGCGACCCAGCCCTCGCGGGCGAGCATCTCGGAGGCCTGCTTGGAGCCGGGCGCGACGATCGTCTCGGTCTCCATCGAGGTCTCGCGTCCCTCGAGCATCTTGGCGACGGGGAGGATGTCCTCGTAGCCGCC
It encodes the following:
- a CDS encoding aconitate hydratase, which gives rise to MGQTLTEKILDDHLVEGELETGEEIGIEIDQVLTQDTTGTMVWLQFEAMGLDEVQTEIAAQYCDHQTYQFDFKNTDDHRFLRSAAGKYGAHFSRPGNGICHNVHRENFAAPGKTLLGSDSHTPTPGGIGELAIGSGGIDVTVAMGGAPYYIEMPEIVNVRLEGELPEWATAKDVILELLRRLTVKGGVGKILEYTGPGVESLTAPERMTITNMGTELGATSSIFPTDHQTKDYLERLNRGEEYEELQPDDDAEYDDEIVVDLSDLEPLIAQPSMPDKVVPVSEVEGESVEQVIVGSCTNGGYEDILPVAKMLEGRETSMETETIVAPGSKQASEMLAREGWVAEMMAAGVNFSEATCGACIGIGHVPSSDSVSLRTFNRNFEGRSGIEDDNVYLCSPEVAAAASLKGEIVDPRNLADELGDLEAPGVELPDEYDGSKTDLIAPDEAVDDELIKGPNIGDVPLKDQLGSEIKGEALLKMEDNITTDHIIPATQDILMYRSNVPKLSEFTLSRVDDTFADRALEADGGFLVAGENYGQGSSREHAALCPMYLGIEGVLAQSFARIHRANLFNFGIIPLTIDEDTYENIDQGDQIEIVDDVYEAVTSGQEEFTVRVGDEEYTATLDASERERAILAAGGKLAWTKDQAEGGSGAAPADD
- a CDS encoding LLM class oxidoreductase, which translates into the protein MPTRGHENAGYRRLFDRDGLTFGAGFPLTGANRSTPDLEAEIELANHAESVGFDGLWARDVPTYWPRFGDAGQTFDTWPWLSHVAAHTDEIALGTSSVVLTLRHPIHVAKSAATVDRLSEGRLVLGVASGDRDPEYPAFGIDREERGRAFRERFEAIRTLWREEFPELEGEWGRLEGDLDVTPKPTTETIPMLPTGNSRQSDAWIAEHGDGWLFYHLPERTLEDYLADWREAAGEKPFAIAVRVEFADDPTADAEPLHLGFRAGVEWFRDYFRRLEEYGLDHAIIGLQNDDREAALSTFADEIIDQV
- a CDS encoding M20/M25/M40 family metallo-hydrolase yields the protein MDDSPRELLVELLETPSPSGYETRGQRVWLDYVEQFADDVRTDAYGNAIAVHEGDPDAPEVALTGHADEIGFIVRSIDENGFVRPGRIGGSDPSVSQGQHVTIHAADGPVEGVVGQTAIHLREESDDGDPDISDLWIDIGAESEAEASERLEIGDPITFSSTVSWLSETRLAARGIDNRVGTWAAAEGFRRAVEAGTEATVYAVSTVQEEVGVKGAQMVGFDLEPDAVVVVDVGHAVDYPSAPSEKTSQMELGEGPALGRGSTNHPTLFDALRSVADDRAVDVQVEALGLGTGTDADGFFTAAGGIPSQVVSVPNRYMHTPVELIDTDDLESVAALLGAFASRAEEFAPFAVDI